In Opitutaceae bacterium TAV5, one genomic interval encodes:
- a CDS encoding LacI family transcriptional regulator, with amino-acid sequence MPVNTSTYRQIAREAGVSLATVSFALRNRPNVSEETRQRIRAIAERSGYVPNPVFASMMSRHRRRTSQRQIRAILGCFMPHKATGHLRRHSTNKEFLAGVQAACEEEGFLCEKFIWEDFDNSPRRLFASLRARKVPGVVFLGGVVPEWAAAEEGWARYAFAAMGNPSDHLKTHYSSADHYNNAWLAMTRLSGLGYRRIGFVMLRTVWAERSNYKALSAYTGWMSQAGLAVPASGRKKAAMPPPFFVREWRRDEFLCWLDRYKPDALLISEDEPVEFLRDAGWRVPDDIGVAHLDLDTGWEQRAGIRQNNFEAGQAATHLVIDQINRSVFGVPEYARAVLITGDWFAGPSVRGNDGHRPTVTPAGAGE; translated from the coding sequence ATGCCCGTGAATACATCCACGTACCGCCAGATCGCGCGCGAGGCCGGAGTGAGCCTTGCCACGGTGAGTTTTGCGCTGCGCAACCGTCCCAATGTATCGGAGGAAACCCGCCAACGTATCCGCGCAATCGCGGAACGGAGCGGCTACGTGCCCAATCCCGTGTTTGCATCGATGATGAGCCGGCACCGGCGCCGGACATCGCAGAGGCAGATTCGGGCGATCCTCGGCTGTTTCATGCCGCACAAGGCGACCGGGCATTTGCGACGCCACTCGACGAACAAGGAGTTTCTTGCCGGAGTGCAGGCCGCGTGTGAGGAGGAAGGATTCCTGTGCGAAAAATTTATCTGGGAGGATTTCGACAACTCTCCCCGGCGTTTGTTCGCCAGCCTGCGGGCACGAAAGGTACCGGGGGTGGTCTTTCTGGGCGGCGTGGTGCCGGAGTGGGCGGCGGCGGAGGAAGGGTGGGCGCGGTACGCATTCGCGGCGATGGGCAACCCCTCGGACCATCTGAAAACGCACTACTCGTCGGCCGACCACTACAACAACGCGTGGCTGGCGATGACGAGGCTCTCGGGTCTGGGCTACCGGCGGATCGGATTCGTGATGTTGCGGACCGTCTGGGCGGAGCGTTCCAACTACAAGGCGCTCTCCGCCTACACGGGATGGATGAGCCAGGCAGGGCTGGCCGTGCCGGCATCAGGGAGAAAGAAGGCGGCGATGCCTCCGCCGTTCTTCGTGCGGGAGTGGCGACGTGACGAATTCCTGTGTTGGCTGGATCGTTACAAACCGGACGCGTTGTTGATCTCGGAAGACGAGCCGGTGGAGTTCTTGCGCGACGCGGGATGGCGGGTGCCGGACGATATCGGGGTGGCGCATCTGGATCTTGATACGGGGTGGGAACAGCGGGCCGGCATCCGGCAAAACAACTTCGAGGCGGGGCAGGCGGCGACACACCTGGTGATCGACCAGATCAACCGCAGTGTATTCGGCGTGCCGGAGTACGCGCGGGCGGTGCTCATCACGGGCGACTGGTTCGCAGGACCGAGTGTCCGGGGCAATGACGGGCACCGCCCGACGGTCACGCCTGCCGGCGCCGGAGAGTGA
- a CDS encoding N-terminal cleavage protein, with protein MHSPPQTLPPPQTCPTSRPLHRHSAFTLIELLAVIAIIGVLAALAFTGLRAARVSAWRTESKSNLRQIGLAVALYAQDNRDLLPEVEPDSDTSRYWWSHVSPYLTGREKSDTWSEFTRIPTLRSTWQSRKIAGHTGKAWLDRGPSYGMNGRLGPAIAYPSGLDRRVRLASVPLPSRTLLCSESGFNSQTPLATLTPNYLRSSACEPKGGTLVYNGGAIAGVSHLLWLDGHVTATSDIEAYVTGNYSPGGAENVWNRGF; from the coding sequence ATGCACTCTCCCCCGCAAACGCTCCCCCCACCCCAAACCTGCCCGACCAGCCGCCCACTGCATCGGCACAGTGCCTTCACACTCATCGAACTGCTGGCCGTCATCGCCATCATCGGCGTCCTGGCGGCGCTTGCCTTCACCGGACTCCGGGCCGCACGCGTGAGCGCGTGGCGGACGGAGAGCAAATCCAACCTCCGCCAGATCGGCCTCGCCGTCGCCCTCTATGCGCAGGACAACCGCGACCTGCTCCCGGAAGTCGAGCCCGACAGCGACACATCCCGCTACTGGTGGAGTCATGTCTCTCCCTATCTCACGGGCAGGGAAAAGTCGGATACATGGAGCGAATTCACCCGCATCCCCACGCTTCGCAGCACCTGGCAATCGCGCAAGATCGCCGGCCACACGGGCAAGGCCTGGCTGGACAGGGGACCCTCCTACGGGATGAACGGGCGCCTCGGGCCGGCCATAGCCTACCCGTCGGGCCTTGACCGGCGGGTGCGCCTGGCCTCCGTCCCGCTTCCCTCGCGGACACTGCTTTGCTCGGAGTCCGGCTTCAACTCGCAGACTCCACTCGCTACCCTGACGCCCAACTACCTGCGCAGTTCCGCCTGCGAACCGAAGGGCGGCACCCTGGTTTACAACGGCGGCGCCATCGCCGGAGTCAGCCACCTGCTCTGGCTGGACGGACACGTAACGGCCACCAGCGACATCGAGGCGTATGTAACGGGTAACTACAGTCCTGGCGGAGCGGAAAACGTATGGAACCGGGGTTTCTAG
- a CDS encoding CRISPR-associated protein Cas2 has product MSDPRRRYLVCYDIANPKRLRQVAKLLESYGTRLQYSVFECPLDDLRLEQAKADLRDTINADQDQVLFVSLGPEANDATLIIATLGLPYTVRSRVTII; this is encoded by the coding sequence ATGTCAGATCCCCGCCGCCGTTATCTTGTGTGTTACGACATCGCCAATCCGAAGCGATTGCGCCAAGTGGCCAAGCTGCTGGAGAGCTATGGCACGCGTCTGCAATACTCGGTTTTCGAATGTCCTTTGGACGATCTTCGTCTTGAACAGGCGAAGGCTGATTTGCGCGACACGATTAATGCCGACCAAGACCAGGTGTTATTTGTTTCGCTTGGCCCCGAAGCCAACGATGCCACGTTGATCATCGCCACGCTTGGGCTCCCTTATACCGTGCGCTCGCGAGTGACGATTATCTGA
- a CDS encoding CRISPR-associated protein Cas4, whose amino-acid sequence MPVRRLHNYLYCPRLFYLQWVENLFEENADTIAGSAVHRHADKPTRYDDEKAEALRTGLPEGAHIRSLRLENAQLGLVGVVDIVEGGPDGLELVDYKKGSAFRLDDGTLAPKENDTVQLAAYALLLAADGARVAPMATVYYAADRRRVTFPLDDALYARTRSALEEARAVATSGRIPPPLVSDVRCLHCSSYALCLPRESAWWCRHRSTPRGAGHTPMLPGFEDDAAAIHQISEPDTEPPPDLASQPPRPPRLDGELLVVQTPGAMIGQSGGEFTVSVKGEVLRKLPVHQLRAIYVYGAVQLTAHAVQTALEEDIDVSYFAPSGRFLGLLRGLPASGVDARLGQYTLFREPFGRLRLACEAIRAKIHNQRVLLMRNGEPGEGVLRELARLRDATSEATSLDELLGIEGIAAHFYFQYFPTMLKERAAWAFDFSGRNRRPPRDPVNALLSFGYSVLSKELAGVCHAVGLDPFFGFMHQPRYGRPALALDLMEEFRPLIADSVALNLINRGELDEGDFIRSANGTALNDRGRRRFWEAWFRRLDSEVSHPEFGYKMSYRRMLEVQARQLWRYVRGDAFRYHGFTTR is encoded by the coding sequence ATGCCGGTGCGCCGCCTTCACAACTATCTCTACTGTCCGCGGCTTTTTTATCTCCAGTGGGTCGAGAATCTCTTTGAGGAAAATGCCGACACCATTGCCGGCAGCGCCGTGCATCGTCACGCCGACAAACCTACGCGTTACGATGATGAAAAAGCCGAGGCACTTCGCACTGGTCTCCCTGAAGGCGCGCACATACGCAGCCTTCGCCTGGAAAACGCCCAACTCGGTCTCGTTGGCGTGGTGGATATCGTGGAGGGAGGCCCCGACGGACTCGAACTCGTCGACTACAAAAAAGGTTCCGCCTTCCGCCTCGACGACGGCACGCTCGCTCCCAAGGAAAACGACACCGTGCAACTTGCCGCCTACGCTCTTCTCCTGGCTGCCGATGGTGCGCGCGTTGCGCCCATGGCGACGGTCTATTACGCTGCCGATCGCCGGCGTGTCACCTTCCCGCTCGATGACGCCCTCTACGCCCGCACCCGTTCCGCCCTCGAAGAGGCCCGCGCCGTTGCAACCTCGGGGCGCATACCTCCGCCGCTCGTCTCTGACGTCCGCTGCCTCCATTGTTCCTCCTATGCGCTTTGCCTTCCCCGCGAGTCCGCCTGGTGGTGCCGCCATCGCAGCACGCCGCGGGGAGCCGGCCACACCCCCATGTTGCCGGGCTTTGAGGATGACGCCGCCGCCATTCACCAAATCTCCGAACCTGACACCGAGCCACCACCCGATCTTGCCAGCCAGCCTCCCCGTCCCCCGCGGCTCGATGGAGAATTGTTGGTTGTCCAGACTCCGGGAGCGATGATCGGACAAAGCGGCGGTGAGTTTACCGTGTCCGTCAAGGGTGAGGTTTTGCGCAAGCTTCCGGTTCATCAACTCCGGGCCATTTACGTTTACGGAGCCGTGCAACTCACGGCGCATGCTGTGCAGACCGCCCTTGAGGAGGATATCGACGTCTCCTATTTTGCGCCCAGCGGCCGCTTTCTTGGCCTCCTCCGCGGCCTGCCCGCATCCGGCGTGGATGCGCGTCTCGGGCAATACACCCTGTTTCGCGAACCCTTTGGCCGTCTCCGTCTCGCCTGCGAGGCGATTCGGGCCAAGATCCATAACCAGCGCGTCCTCCTCATGCGTAACGGCGAGCCCGGGGAGGGCGTCTTGCGCGAACTCGCCCGTCTGCGCGACGCCACCAGTGAGGCGACTTCGCTCGACGAACTCCTCGGCATCGAGGGCATCGCCGCGCATTTCTATTTCCAGTATTTTCCCACCATGCTGAAAGAACGGGCGGCCTGGGCCTTTGATTTTTCCGGACGCAATCGCCGCCCGCCGCGCGACCCGGTCAACGCCCTGCTTTCGTTCGGTTACAGCGTGTTGTCCAAGGAACTTGCCGGCGTCTGCCACGCTGTTGGCCTAGACCCGTTTTTCGGCTTCATGCACCAGCCGCGTTACGGGCGCCCCGCACTCGCTCTCGATCTGATGGAGGAGTTTCGCCCTCTCATCGCCGACAGTGTTGCCCTGAATCTCATCAACCGTGGCGAACTCGACGAAGGGGACTTTATCCGGTCGGCCAATGGCACCGCGCTCAATGATCGGGGCCGCCGGCGTTTTTGGGAGGCATGGTTCCGGCGTCTCGACAGCGAAGTCAGCCATCCTGAATTTGGTTACAAGATGAGCTATCGACGGATGCTTGAAGTGCAGGCGCGCCAGCTATGGCGCTATGTGCGCGGTGACGCCTTCCGCTACCACGGATTCACCACCCGTTGA
- a CDS encoding N-terminal cleavage protein: protein MGRIFSLHNTTYQVVFQNTTHWVVKLHPNRLLIAMTPLRHPSRPHAFTLIELLAVIAIIGLLAAILIPVTGKVRMVARKGRAISDLRQVGVAILQYANERKDQRVPGAGPLGITVNYTRTNSDPKKVTLGAGLAPYLGNRDPDTLGSSEKALTPQLVCPGVEQQFPDLVTSPPPHYVQNFTLKTRYTNGVQNARVLGTEADPENRPPVALHELETLGGPARVWVLTNLDLSLHTDNAAFSDSNLTSSGWYTKGRIPETPVWGNARLRLYLDAHVASVPRDADP from the coding sequence TTGGGGCGCATTTTTTCCTTGCACAACACGACCTATCAGGTCGTTTTTCAAAACACGACCCATTGGGTCGTGAAACTCCACCCGAACCGTCTCCTCATTGCCATGACTCCCCTCCGTCACCCTTCCCGCCCCCATGCCTTCACCCTGATCGAACTGCTGGCCGTCATCGCCATCATCGGCCTGCTGGCCGCGATCCTCATCCCTGTCACTGGCAAGGTCCGCATGGTCGCCCGCAAGGGCCGGGCCATCTCCGACCTCCGCCAGGTGGGCGTGGCCATCCTGCAATACGCCAATGAACGCAAGGACCAGCGCGTACCCGGCGCCGGTCCCCTCGGCATCACCGTCAACTACACCCGCACCAACTCCGATCCCAAAAAAGTTACTCTCGGTGCGGGTCTCGCCCCCTACCTCGGCAACCGCGATCCCGACACCCTCGGCAGCAGCGAAAAAGCCCTCACCCCCCAACTCGTCTGCCCCGGCGTCGAACAACAGTTTCCCGACCTCGTCACCAGCCCTCCACCTCATTATGTCCAGAACTTCACCCTGAAGACGAGGTACACCAACGGCGTCCAGAACGCCCGCGTTCTCGGCACCGAAGCCGATCCGGAAAACCGGCCTCCCGTTGCGCTTCACGAACTCGAAACCCTCGGCGGCCCCGCCCGCGTCTGGGTTCTCACCAATCTCGACCTGTCACTGCACACGGACAACGCGGCGTTCAGCGACAGCAACCTCACGTCATCCGGCTGGTACACGAAGGGGCGCATCCCCGAAACCCCTGTCTGGGGCAACGCCCGCCTCCGGCTCTATCTCGACGCCCACGTCGCCTCCGTTCCCCGCGACGCCGACCCCTGA
- a CDS encoding transcriptional regulator: MSKTGNPDPQKQWLRTVGANIRHEREVADLTQERLAEKADLATRTIQKIEAGQITILITTLRRIRKAIGCSYEALLKE, from the coding sequence GTGTCAAAAACCGGTAATCCAGATCCTCAGAAGCAGTGGCTGCGAACAGTCGGCGCGAACATCCGCCACGAACGGGAGGTCGCTGACCTCACGCAGGAGCGTCTTGCCGAAAAGGCCGACCTTGCGACCCGCACGATCCAGAAAATCGAGGCCGGCCAGATCACGATCCTGATCACGACCCTCCGCCGCATCCGGAAAGCCATCGGCTGCTCCTATGAGGCGTTGTTGAAGGAGTAG
- a CDS encoding endopolygalacturonase: protein MPNSRLPQRFRSPALRSFLPTLALLLLAPFALRAATDGDAASLPLPNPGFESGLDGWIVNEGAAPMSAAIPEAARTGKLGLRVTDNSDTAGSSVAAPRFPVEPGRAYRLTVHARLISGDGVGVYLRFFDAKGKHLNPWPKASDSAAIQSRTWRAVTVTAAPPAGAVSLDAWIHTYAGSKVTVDFDDLSIESFVPRIEPPWPSVYKINPADPADAARLTAADVVGPDGLVYPNWKHVGIPGGIPDPARLPVVVGPETFAGLAGRDVAPLLNDAVRRAAAQGGGVVAVPAGTFLLESPVIIRDSGVVIRGAGRDRTRFVYQEHIPFGTLRLYCWNPNGKTGPDSFWEIQTNPKNLTLLRITAGDAVLAEHIRKDHWGNRFSARLRGSAILGKLGPGRHRIEAEAGYSTGERFRDTFEIEVAATPQPGDTWADQHGAFIIAGAGLQGSRLPLVATARRGDNRLRLAPGHGLKPGDRIMIEAPATDRWNRLTGNVTPWGTYRINHYEITAVQDEPAAAGRAAVSALSIDAPLRLEFPVEDGSYVQRIGTVERSGFEGFTVEQKVFTTELVGPRIKHTLWYPMEDLWADGITFAYGWHCRVRDVRIVNSGRNPLYLTRSRQCEVRDIEVDGAIFKGGGGTGYVGFERSFDCLMDGVLTRGMRHAPDVQWGAAGNVVRNGRFIGSDGQWHAGWTNENLYENNVIEQTAADRANGAYGHAFFASGPASTSHGPQGPRNVVYNNDVSAPLDGVHMVGGNEAWLILHNRFRLGQGYAVYGREKSFDHTIRGNVFIMEKPAPVAIFFGSADCTGIDVVDNRFYGPVKTVAGFAGGLGRFSFVSGNSLHPYPPSADGNSGSLPARPQPAVPSIFEWQRARH from the coding sequence ATGCCAAACTCCCGACTCCCTCAACGCTTCCGAAGCCCTGCGCTCCGGAGCTTTCTGCCTACGCTCGCCCTTCTCCTGCTCGCGCCCTTCGCCCTCCGGGCCGCGACGGACGGAGACGCCGCCTCGCTCCCGCTGCCCAATCCGGGCTTCGAATCCGGCCTCGACGGCTGGATCGTCAACGAAGGCGCCGCACCCATGAGTGCCGCCATCCCCGAAGCCGCCCGCACCGGGAAACTCGGCCTGCGCGTGACCGACAACTCCGACACCGCCGGCTCCTCCGTCGCTGCGCCCCGCTTCCCTGTCGAACCCGGACGCGCTTACCGCCTCACGGTCCACGCGCGGCTCATTTCCGGCGACGGCGTCGGCGTGTATTTGCGATTCTTCGACGCGAAAGGAAAACACCTCAACCCTTGGCCCAAGGCCAGCGACAGCGCTGCCATCCAGAGCCGCACATGGCGCGCCGTCACCGTGACCGCGGCTCCGCCCGCCGGCGCCGTCTCGCTGGATGCATGGATACACACCTACGCCGGCTCGAAGGTCACGGTCGATTTCGACGATCTTTCCATCGAGTCGTTCGTCCCCCGCATCGAGCCGCCGTGGCCCTCCGTCTACAAGATTAACCCGGCCGATCCCGCGGATGCGGCCCGGCTCACCGCCGCCGACGTGGTCGGTCCCGACGGACTGGTGTATCCGAACTGGAAACACGTCGGCATCCCCGGAGGCATTCCCGATCCCGCCCGCCTGCCCGTCGTCGTCGGCCCGGAAACGTTCGCCGGCCTCGCCGGCCGCGACGTCGCCCCGCTTCTCAACGACGCCGTGCGCCGCGCCGCCGCGCAAGGCGGCGGGGTCGTCGCGGTGCCTGCCGGCACGTTTTTGCTCGAAAGCCCCGTCATCATCCGCGACTCCGGCGTCGTCATCCGCGGAGCCGGCCGCGACCGCACCCGGTTCGTTTACCAGGAGCACATCCCCTTCGGCACGCTCCGGCTTTATTGCTGGAACCCGAACGGGAAAACCGGCCCCGACAGTTTCTGGGAAATCCAGACCAACCCGAAAAACCTGACGCTGCTCCGCATCACCGCCGGCGATGCCGTGCTGGCGGAACACATCCGCAAAGATCACTGGGGAAACCGCTTCTCCGCCCGCCTGCGCGGCTCCGCGATCCTCGGCAAACTGGGTCCCGGCCGGCACCGGATCGAGGCAGAGGCGGGTTACTCCACCGGCGAACGTTTCCGCGACACCTTCGAAATCGAGGTCGCCGCCACGCCGCAACCCGGCGACACATGGGCCGACCAGCACGGGGCGTTCATCATCGCCGGAGCCGGTTTGCAGGGCTCGCGCCTGCCGCTGGTCGCCACCGCCCGGCGCGGCGACAACCGCCTGCGTCTCGCCCCCGGCCACGGCCTGAAACCCGGCGACCGCATCATGATCGAGGCGCCCGCCACGGACCGCTGGAACAGGCTCACCGGCAACGTCACCCCGTGGGGAACGTATCGCATCAACCATTACGAAATCACCGCCGTGCAGGACGAACCGGCCGCGGCCGGTCGCGCCGCCGTTTCCGCGTTGAGCATCGATGCGCCGCTGCGTCTGGAGTTTCCTGTCGAGGACGGTTCGTATGTGCAACGCATCGGCACCGTGGAACGCTCCGGGTTCGAAGGTTTCACGGTCGAGCAAAAGGTGTTTACGACCGAGCTCGTCGGCCCGCGCATCAAACACACGCTCTGGTATCCGATGGAGGATCTGTGGGCCGACGGCATCACCTTCGCTTATGGCTGGCACTGCCGGGTGCGCGATGTGCGCATCGTCAACTCGGGCCGCAATCCGCTTTATCTGACGCGCTCGCGCCAGTGCGAGGTGCGCGATATCGAGGTCGACGGCGCCATCTTCAAGGGCGGTGGCGGCACCGGCTACGTGGGTTTCGAACGCTCCTTCGACTGTCTGATGGACGGCGTGCTCACGCGCGGCATGCGCCACGCGCCCGACGTGCAATGGGGCGCCGCCGGCAACGTCGTCCGCAACGGCCGCTTCATCGGCAGCGATGGCCAGTGGCATGCCGGCTGGACCAACGAAAACCTCTACGAAAACAACGTCATCGAGCAAACCGCCGCCGACCGCGCCAACGGCGCTTACGGCCATGCCTTTTTCGCTTCCGGTCCCGCCAGCACCTCGCACGGTCCACAGGGACCGCGCAATGTCGTTTACAACAACGATGTCTCCGCACCTCTCGACGGCGTGCACATGGTCGGTGGCAACGAAGCCTGGCTGATCCTGCACAACCGCTTCCGGCTCGGGCAGGGTTATGCGGTTTACGGCCGGGAGAAGAGCTTCGACCACACGATCCGCGGCAATGTCTTCATCATGGAGAAACCGGCTCCCGTCGCGATCTTCTTCGGATCGGCGGACTGCACCGGCATCGACGTCGTCGACAACCGTTTTTACGGCCCCGTGAAAACCGTCGCCGGCTTCGCCGGCGGGCTCGGCCGGTTCTCTTTCGTATCCGGTAACTCGCTACATCCGTACCCTCCCTCCGCCGACGGCAACAGCGGCTCGCTGCCTGCCCGTCCGCAACCGGCAGTGCCTTCGATCTTCGAGTGGCAGCGTGCGCGGCACTGA
- a CDS encoding anchor protein gives MKIRSLRSIAGTALAVLSSAVALPAATLLHEFTFNDPANGASTASTGTLGGSASMTNYVEAGSSNRVSADLHSADSLGVSGKAGDYAFNNTTATRMGGSGAINGSGAGYGGVAILTNGAASLNGMNSFTIAGWYNTAGDTAPGNYARLIEIGSAGVWFQTGAGLQLSASIGGSAGSKLASADTRLFQANTWTFFAFTYDGDTGLVSLYAGTRDSGQLEFIDSVALANRGVVSTVTNQSLSLGNSGGNDQQRPFQGLLDNFRLWGETTGSGGALTQQQLQQIMTADITGPAIPEPAAAAVLSGTLLLALALTLRRRQA, from the coding sequence ATGAAAATCCGCTCCCTCCGCTCCATCGCCGGGACCGCGCTCGCGGTCCTTTCCTCCGCCGTCGCGCTTCCCGCGGCGACGCTTCTGCACGAGTTCACCTTCAACGACCCGGCCAACGGCGCCTCGACCGCGTCCACCGGCACGCTGGGCGGCTCGGCCTCGATGACCAACTACGTCGAGGCGGGCAGCAGCAACCGTGTTTCCGCCGACCTGCACAGCGCCGACAGCCTCGGCGTTTCCGGCAAGGCCGGCGACTACGCCTTCAACAACACCACGGCCACCCGCATGGGCGGCAGCGGCGCCATCAACGGCAGCGGCGCCGGCTACGGAGGCGTGGCGATTCTGACCAACGGAGCCGCCTCTCTCAACGGCATGAACTCGTTCACGATTGCAGGCTGGTACAACACCGCCGGCGACACCGCCCCCGGCAACTATGCCCGCCTCATCGAAATCGGCTCCGCCGGCGTCTGGTTCCAGACCGGAGCCGGCCTGCAACTCTCGGCCTCGATTGGCGGTTCGGCAGGGTCCAAGCTGGCAAGCGCGGACACCCGTCTTTTCCAGGCCAATACATGGACGTTTTTCGCCTTCACCTATGACGGCGACACCGGACTGGTCTCGCTGTATGCGGGAACCAGGGATTCGGGGCAGCTCGAATTCATCGACAGCGTCGCCCTCGCCAATCGGGGCGTTGTCAGCACCGTGACCAACCAGAGCCTGTCCCTCGGCAACAGCGGGGGCAACGACCAGCAACGCCCGTTCCAGGGCCTGCTCGACAACTTCCGCCTCTGGGGCGAAACGACCGGCTCCGGCGGCGCGCTGACGCAGCAACAACTCCAGCAGATCATGACCGCCGACATCACGGGCCCGGCCATCCCGGAACCGGCCGCGGCGGCAGTACTGTCCGGAACTCTTTTGCTGGCTCTCGCCCTCACTCTCCGGCGCCGGCAGGCGTGA